A DNA window from Tachysurus fulvidraco isolate hzauxx_2018 chromosome 4, HZAU_PFXX_2.0, whole genome shotgun sequence contains the following coding sequences:
- the cdc25b gene encoding M-phase inducer phosphatase 2, producing the protein MEIGKAASDFSPVSLEPAAGPDSVLRVSRPTLPELGLKGSPCTKTLFSPGTTVLSPVTNLTLNMDNLAVLGGQCETPKRKKLDKNVPLLKIPSFASDTSSDAGLGLDSPSPVDPMEAEEKFEQAIQNATKVINERIPIRRINSLPLQLLGLSPNLKSKDSDVPRYGVFSQSCTLSLDNKENLHDTSFEFKKPTQPVSRCRTRSTGEAKEAFASRPNSAPALMLSPTSSNQLASPDSDSPFTLRCTSLSSFPSDDDDGFLDVLDDDVETDSEVPMGMANLLTAPLVADQSIETADSPVRCRPRGLFRSPSMPTGGRAPLKRPDRPRDDNTPVRVKRRRSVAGSHVTAMEQDDAVPQQVQRSKSFNHTEIERMLDADPSKVIGDFTKPPALPTVVGKHQDLKYITPEIMSAAMNREFSDVVERLFIIDCRYPYEYEGGHIKGALNFHQEDQVEECFFKQPILSKCPEKRVLLVFHCEFSSERGPRMCRFVRERDRFLNEYPNLHYPELYILKGGYKDFYRLHKMECEPQNYRPMVHEDFKDDLKKFRLKSRTWAGERSKSNMYNRLKNL; encoded by the exons ATGGAGATCGGCAAAGCTGCAAGCGATTTCAGCCCCGTTTCCCTGGAGCCTGCCGCGGGCCCTGACTCAGTCCTGAGAGTTTCTAGGCCAACTCTGCCCGAGCTTGGGCTGAAGGGCTCCCCATGCACCAAAACCCTCTTCTCACCCGGAACTACCGTGCTGTCTCCTGTGACAAACTTAACACTCAACATGGACAATCTCGCTGTTCTCGGAGG GCAATGTGAGACCCCCAAAAGGAAGAAATTGGATAAAAATGTGCCTTTATTGAAGATTCCATCATTCGCTTCCGACACTTCATCAGATGCAG GACTGGGCCTGGACTCTCCCAGCCCTGTTGACCCAATGGAGGCAGAAGAGAA ATTTGAGCAGGCCATACAGAATGCTACAAAAGTGATAAACGA aagAATACCAATTCGCAGGATAAACTCCTTGCCA cTGCAGTTGCTGGGTCTCAGTCCCAATCTGAAGAGTAAAGATTCTGATGTGCCCCGCTATGGTGTCTTTAGTCAGAGCTGCACACTCAGCCTGGATAACAAGGAGAACCTTCATGAT ACAAGTTTCGAATTTAAGAAGCCCACTCAGCCTGTTTCTCGCTGCCGAACGCGTTCAACTGGGGAGGCAAAGGAAGCTTTTGCTAGCCGACCCAACTCTGCTCCTGCTCTTATG CTTTCTCCTACTTCATCTAATCAGTTAGCCTCACCAGATAGTGACAGTCCTTTCACACTGCGATGCACCTCACTCTCCAGTTTTCCTAGCGATGACGACGATGGTTTCTTAGATGTGCTTGATGATGATGTAGAG ACGGACTCTGAGGTACCTATGGGAATGGCCAATTTGCTCACAGCTCCTTTAGTTGCTGACCAAAGCATAGAAACTGCAGATTCG CCGGTTCGCTGTCGGCCACGGGGGCTTTTTCGTTCACCATCGATGCCAACAGGAGGCCGAGCGCCACTTAAAAGACCAGATAGGCCCAGAGATGACAACACGCCTGTACGTGTTAAGAGGAGGAGAAGTGTTGCTGGTTCGCACGTCACAGCCATGGAGCAGGATGATGCTGTTCCTCAACAG gttCAACGCTCAAAATCTTTTAATCATACAGAGATAGAAAGAATGTTGGATGCTGACCCCAGCAAAGTGATTGGAGATTTTACCAAG cCTCCTGCTTTGCCCACAGTTGTTGGAAAACACCAGGACTTGAAATACATCACTCCAGAAATT ATGTCTGCAGCAATGAACAGAGAGTTCAGTGATGTGGTGGAGAGGCTGTTCATCATTGACTGTCGTTATCCATACGAGTATGAAGGAGGACATATCAAG GGTGCGCTAAACTTTCATCAAGAGGACCAGGTTGAGGAGTGCTTTTTCAAACAGCCCATTCTGTCAAAATGCCCTGAAAAGCGTGTGCTGCTGGTGTTCCATTGTGAGTTTTCTTCCGAACGTGGTCCCCGGATGTGCCGCTTTGTACGCGAGAGAGATCGTTTCCTCAATGAATATCCCAATCTCCATTACCCTGAACTGTACATACTAAAGGGAGGTTACAAAGACTTCTATCGCCTTCATAAG ATGGAATGTGAGCCCCAGAATTATAGGCCGATGGTTCATGAGGACTTTAAGGATGATCTGAAGAAGTTTCGCCTTAAGAGCCGGACATGGGCAGGAGAGCGAAGCAAAAGTAACATGTACAACCGCCTTAAAAATCTCTGA